The Seriola aureovittata isolate HTS-2021-v1 ecotype China chromosome 2, ASM2101889v1, whole genome shotgun sequence genome has a segment encoding these proteins:
- the LOC130177031 gene encoding glutathione hydrolase 7-like, which yields MASGSPNLFGQSLSSLTETDKDSSSLMPLCAVSIIFATGVTVALILRCYLGESMVFVKGALVSDHERCTALGQKVLQDHGSSVDAAIAAALCLGVVHPHGSGIGGGGVILLHDIHKNETKVINFQGTAPKALTEAVLQNVSELEAGLQVGVPGMLRGLHHAHRLYGSLSWEDVVSRAAAVAIEGFSVSFSLAEAISKVKGEQLPQRFREMFFPGGQALLPGSFLRTPTLAGVLQADLSNFYDGNFSQEIVDEVPPPPSAGAALISALSLLEGFRLTLAMTSGLGDPKYNSSLAELLSDMLSKIQAEMIDYSHTSPHKHYSTIHSLQPELQAGQVAVMGPDDLMVSVASSLSRPFGSRLITPSGVILNSLMLDFSWPNKTRGQFQTNQRNGVQPGKRPLSSVMPTIVVPAWNKCGIYMALSSTGVSATTQVLISALSNHQEKNESLSLKRFHLPNRPLFDSDSPEEGVPLLHEKGHVAQRVKTDSAVLGILRNRDVIKTIAVPELSDGSS from the exons ATGGCCTCTGGTAGCCCAAATCTGTTTGGACAAAGCCTGTCCAGCCTCACAGAGACGGACAAGGACAGCTCCAGCCTCAtgcctctgtgtgctgtgtctATCATCTTTGCCACTGGAGTGACCGTTGCTTTGATCCTGCGTTGTTATCTGGGGGAAAGTATG GTGTTTGTTAAAGGTGCGTTGGTGTCGGACCATGAGCGCTGCACTGCGCTCGGTCAAAAAGTCCTTCAAGATCACGGATCGAGTGTGGATGCAGCCATCGCTGCTGCCCTGTGTCTGGGTGTTGTGCATCCACACGGGTCAGGTATTGGTGG AGGTGGGGTGATTCTGCTTCATGACATCCATAAGAATGAAACCAAGGTGATCAATTTTCAGGGAACTGCGCCTAAAGCACTAACAGAGGCGGTGCTGCAAAATGTGTCAGAGCTTGAG GCAGGTCTACAAGTGGGAGTGCCAGGTATGCTCAGAGGGTTACATCATGCTCACCGTCTGTATGGGAG TCTATCGTGGGAGGATGTGGTCAGCAGAGCAGCTGCCGTCGCCATCGAAGGTTTCAGTGTGTCTTTCAGTCTCG CTGAGGCTATATCAAAGGTAAAAGGTGAGCAGCTACCACAGCGTTTCAGGGAAATGTTCTTCCCAGGCGGTCAAGCTCTACTTCCTGGTTCATTTCTGAGGACGCCCACTCTGGCAGGAGTCCTACAGGCCGATCTGTCAAACTTTTATGATGGGAACTTCTCACAAGAGATAGTGGATGAG GTTCCCCCTCCCCCGTCTGCTGGTGCAGCACTGATATCAGCTCTCAGTTTGTTAGAGGGCTTCCGTCTCA CTTTAGCTATGACCAGTGGTTTGGGTGACCCTAAATATAACTCTTCATTGgctgagctgctctctgacatGCTGAG TAAGATTCAGGCCGAGATGATCGATTACTCCCACACATCTCCGCACAAGCACTACTCCACTATCCACTCCCTCCAGCCTGAGCTGCAGGCTGGACAGGTAGCGGTCATGGGACCAGATGACCTCATGGTGTCGGTGGCAAG TTCCTTAAGCAGACCATTCGGAAGCAGACTCATAACTCCGTCAGGTGTTATTCTCAACAGCCTCATGCTTGATTTCTCCTGGCCAAATAAAACCAGAGGGCAATTCCAAACCAACCAG AGAAATGGAGTCCAGCCAGGAAAGAGGCCTCTGTCATCTGTCATGCCCACAATAGTGGTGCCAGCCTGGAATAAATGTGGGATCTACATGGCACTGAGCAGCACAGGGGTCAGTGCGACCACCCAG GTGTTGATCAGTGCTCTGTCCAACCatcaagagaaaaatgaaagccTCTCCCTGAAAAGATTCCATCTGCCAAACAGACCTCTTTTTGACT CTGACTCTCCAGAAGAGGGTGTGCCATTGTTGCATGAAAAGGGCCACGTAGCTCAAAGAGTGAAGACAGACTCTGCTGTCCTGGGCATCCTGAGGAACAGAGATGTCATTAAGACCATAGCAGTACCTGAATTATCTGATGGCTCATCATAG
- the cyldb gene encoding ubiquitin carboxyl-terminal hydrolase CYLD — protein MEPKTVVKEKFFIVIRGKSRKGFCRGCIGRVETETQHGELMGLLYCSGANAGSPKSGGIVRREDTYPLTRHQAQLLLFVSSTSKRLELLCNPQLFSAICELSPDDLVVVKHKKGHLPGMVKNLMQIGRKENKDDLHMLGFEVEFVDNDHNLSSKKPAPLPLFSAADIVQVIPSYSVPLGLHWRDGQCGGLKKAVTRINSMPSIGSRAHQVRENQEQSVIQSRSLTKPHAPLEVGSMVEVMSNSGITVYGVVRWLGVPAGKTNEWAGIELDYEVNGCSDGKYGIQRYFTCKGNRALFVPVTKCSPDSRFVYSSTGRETPKPTEAPPVPPFEDSEEDASPIPESQALSLLVGRMKGIQGHINSCYLDATLFSLFSSSVTLDNICKKPADTEQPITCTLRKVVNRLRRQGFVPAESVMNFRKQLGCDTFQTEEKDPEEFITVLFQKVLCLEPLLKLRSRRETSQGAYTLQIFLEKEQIGHVPTVQQLLEASCLSGDLKFEEMPSCLMVQMPRFGNKYKMFSHIIPSTELDITDLLHNAPRECFVCGHLAEYECLQCLPDRKLQPGRIKQYCTTCNTQVHSHLTRQGHSPRDLEVPADVASDTPVPRHMMQLFAVLCIQTSHYVSFVKYGPDPHSWLFFDSMADRCGDDQSGYNIPEIRACPELGDFLSQSEEELAQANPSQAPELVRRLLCDSYMFLYQNPAPPLSKPNHQEP, from the exons ATGGAGCCCAAAACTGTAGTGAAGGAGAAGTTTTTCATCGTGATACGCGGGAAGTCGAGGAAAGGCTTCTGCCGAGGATGTATAGGCCGTGTGGAGACAGAGACGCAGCATGGGGAGCTGATGGGACTGCTCTACTGCAGTGGCGCCAACGCAGGGAGCCCGAAGAGCGGGGGCATcgtgaggagagaggacaccTACCCTCTGACCCGCCACCAGGCCCAGCTACTGCTCTTCGTCTCCTCCACAAGCAAACGCCTGGAGCTGCTGTGTAACCCTCAGCTGTTCTCCGCCATCTGTGAGCTGTCTCCGGATGACCTGGTGGTGGTGAAGCACAAGAAGGGCCACCTGCCCGGGATGGTGAAGAACCTGATGCAAATTGGgagaaaagagaacaaagacGACCTGCACATGCTTGGCTTTGAGGTGGAATTCGTG GACAATGATCACAATTTGTCATCCAAGAAACCTGCTCCCCTGCCCTTGTTCAGTGCTGCAGACATCGTCCAGGTGATCCCATCTTACTCCGTCCCCCTCGGGCTGCACTGGAGAGACGGCCAATGTGGGG GTCTAAAAAAAGCAGTGACTCGCATCAACTCCATGCCCAGTATAGGATCTCGTGCACATCAAGTGAGAGAGAACCAGGAGCAGAGTGTCATTCAGAGCCGAAGTCTGACCAAGCCTCATGCCCCTCTGGAGGTGGGATCCATGGTGGAGGTGATGTCCAACTCGGGAATCACAGTGTACGGGGTCGTCCGGTGGTTGGGTGTCCCTGCGGGAAAGACCAATGAATGGGCCGGGATCGAATTG gaCTATGAGGTGAATGGCTGCTCTGATGGGAAGTACGGAATCCAGAGATATTTCACCTGCAAAGGGAACAGGGCTTTATTTGTTCCTGTCACAAAGTGCAGCCCTGACAGCAGGTTTGTCTACTCCTCTACAGGAAGGGAGACCCCAAAGCCCACCGAAGCACCTCCAG TTCCTCCATTTGAGGACTCAGAGGAGGATGCATCACCTATCCCCGAGTCACAGGCCTTGTCTTTGTTGGTGGGAAGGATGAAGGGGATTCAGGGTCACATCAACTCCTGTTATCTTGATGCCACACTCTTCAG TTTGTTCAGCTCATCTGTGACCCTGGATAATATCTGCAAGAAGCCTGCTGACACAGAGCAACCCATAACCTGCACTCTGAGAAAAGTAGTCAACCGTTTACGCAG ACAAGGATTTGTTCCTGCTGAAAGTGTGATGAATTTCCGCAAACAGCTTGGCTGCGACACCtttcaaacagaggaaaagg ACCCAGAGGAGTTCATCACAGTCCTCTTTCAGAAGGTGCTTTGCCTGGAGCCACTGCTCAAGCTCAG ATCGAGACGAGAAACATCTCAGGGTGCCTACACCCTCCAGATCTTTCTAGAAAAAGAGCAGATTGGACATGTGCCAACTGTCCAACAGCTGCTGGAAGCATCCTGCCTGTCAGGTGACCTCAAGTTCGAAGAG ATGCCCTCCTGTCTAATGGTTCAGATGCCAAGGTTTGGAAACAAGTATAAGATGTTTTCTCACATCATTCCCTCCACTGAGCTGGACATCACAGACCTTCTACACAACG CTCCGAGAGAATGTTTTGTCTGTGGGCATTTGGCAGAGTATGAGTGTCTTCAGTGTCTACCAGATCGCAAACTGCAGCCAGGAAGAATCAAGCAGTACTGCACTACCTGCAACACACAG gtgCACAGTCACCTAACGCGACAGGGTCATTCCCCCAGAGATCTAGAGGTTCCAGCAGATGTAGCCTCTGACACTCCTGTTCCCAGACACATGATGCAGTTGTTTGCTGTGCTCTGCATTCAAACCAGCCACTACGTGTCCTTTGTCAAATATGGCCCTGACCCTCACTCCTGGCTTTTCTTTGACAGCATGGCAGACAGATGCG GTGACGATCAAAGTGGATACAACATTCCTGAGATCCGAGCTTGTCCGGAGCTGGGTGACTTCCTGTCCCAGtcggaggaggagctggctcAGGCAAACCCCTCTCAGGCTCCTGAACTAGTGCGCAGGCTGCTGTGTGACTCCTACATGTTTTTATACCAGAACCCAGCCCCGCCACTCTCAAAGCCAAACCATCAGGAGCCTTAA
- the top1a gene encoding DNA topoisomerase I, like isoform X1, whose product MSGDHSHNEDQIDCGSRVNDSHKHKDKYKEKEHKHKDHKKDKEREKSKYGNSDHKDSSDKKHRDKEKMKHKDGSTDKYKDKHKEKRKEEKMKSLDVKIKKEKENGFASPQHVKSEPEDDFYHSPKQSLKRVRNEDNDSEFQPKKIKTENDKKAKKRKQDEDIKPKKTKNKKGEVTDGKKKAKKEPEEKWKWWEEERYTDGVKWKFLEHKGPVFAPPYDPLPSNVKFYYDGKTMKLSPEAEEVATFFAKMLDHEYTTKDIFRKNFFKDWRKEMTSEEKTKITDLKKCNFSEMSEYFKAQSEARKAMTKEEKLKIKEENERLLQEYGFCIMDNHRERIANFRIEPPGLFRGRGDHPKMGMLKRRIRPEDIIVNCSKDSKHPEPPPGRKWKEVRHDNKVTWLVSWTENIQGSIKYIMLNPSSRIKGEKDWQKYETARRLKKCVDRIRNQYREDWKSKEMRIRQRAVALYFIDKLALRAGNEKEEGETADTVGCCSLRVEHIKLYPENDGQEYVVEFDFLGKDSIRYYNKVPVEKRVFKNLQLFMENKEPDDDLFDRLNTSILNKHLQELMDGLTAKVFRTYNASITLQQQLKALTSAEENIPAKILSYNRANRAVAILCNHQRAPPKTFEKSMQNLQTKIDAKRDQLSDAKRELKSAKADAKVRKDEKSKKTVETKKKAVQRIEEQLMKLEVQATDREENKQIALGTSKLNYLDPRISVAWCKKWGIPVEKIYNKTQREKFAWAIDMADDDFEF is encoded by the exons ATGAGTGGGGACCATTCCCACAACGAGGACCAG ATTGACTGTGGCTCTCGGGTCAATG ACTCTCACAAGCATAAAGACAAGTACAAAGAgaaggaacacaaacacaaggaccACAAGAAGGATAAGGAACGGGAGAAATCAAAATATGGCAACAG CGATCACAAAGACTCCtctgacaaaaaacacagagacaaggaAAAGATGAAGCACAAAGATGGCagcacagacaaatacaaggaCAAGCacaaggagaagaggaaggaggagaag ATGAAGTCCCTTGATGTtaaaatcaaaaaggaaaaagagaatgGGTTTGCCAG CCCACAACATGTGAAGTCTGAGCCTGAAGATGACTTTTACCACTCTCCTAAACAGTCTCTAAAAAGAGTACGGAATGAAGATAACGA CTCTGAGTTCCAGCCcaagaaaataaagactgaaaatgacaagaaggccaagaaaagaaaacaagatgag GACATTAAGcccaaaaagacaaaaaacaaaaaaggagaagtcactgatggaaaaaagaaagcaaaaaaagagCCAGAGGAGAAGTGGAAATG GTGGGAAGAGGAGAGATACACAGATGGCGTCAAATGGAAGTTTCTGGAACACAAAGGGCCGGTGTTTGCACCACCATATGACCCTCTTCCTAGCAATGTCAAATTTTACTATGATG GTAAAACAATGAAGCTCAGCCCAGAAGCAGAAGAGGTAGCCACGTTCTTTGCCAAAATGCTGGACCATGAGTACACCACAAAGGACATTTTCCGCAAAAACTTCTTCAAAGATTGGAGGAAG GAAATGACTTCAGAGGAGAAGACTAAGATCACAGACCTGAAAAAATGCAACTTCAGTGAGATGAGCGAATACTTCAAGGCACAGTCTGAAGCCAGAAAGGCCATGACAAAGGAGGAGAAACTG AAAATAAAGGAGGAGAATGAGCGCCTATTGCAGGAGTACGGCTTCTGCATAATGGACAACCACAGGGAACGTATTGCTAACTTCCGCATTGAGCCCCCGGGCCTGTTCCGTGGTCGTGGAGATCATCCTAAAATGGGCATGCTCAAACGTCGCATCAGGCCTGAAGACATCATCGTCAACTGCAGCAA GGACTCCAAGCACCCCGAGCCTCCTCCAGGCAGGAAGTGGAAAGAGGTTCGTCATGACAACAAGGTGACTTGGCTGGTGTCGTGGACGGAGAACATTCAAGGCTCCATCAAGTACATCATGCTGAACCCCAGCTCCAGGATCAAG GGAGAGAAGGATTGGCAGAAGTATGAAACAGCCCGTAGACTGAAGAAATGTGTGGATCGTATCAGGAACCAGTACCGCGAAGACTGGAAGTCCAAGGAGATGAGGATCAGACAGAGGGCTGTGGCACTCTACTTCATCGACAAG CTGGCTCTCAGAGCGGGTAatgagaaggaggaaggagagactgcTGACACCGTGGGCTGCTGCTCACTGAGAGTTGAACACATTAAACTCTATCCAGAGAACGATGGTCAGGAGTATGTCGTGGAGTTTGACTTCCTGGGTAAAGACTCCATCCGCTACTACAACAAAGTCCCTGTGGAGAAAAGG GTATTCAAGAATCTTCAGTTGTTTATGGAGAACAAGGAGCCGGATGACGACCTGTTTGACCGTCTAAAT ACTTCTATTCTGAACAAGCACCTTCAGGAGCTGATGGATGGTCTCACAGCCAAAGTTTTCCGTACCTACAACGCCTCAATcaccctgcagcagcagttgaAGGCGCTCACAAGTG CGGAGGAGAACATTCCAGCCAAGATCTTGTCCTACAACAGGGCCAACAGGGCTGTGGCCATCCTGTGTAACCATCAGAGAGCTCCACCGAAGACATTTGAGAAGTCTATGCAGAACCTGCAGACTAAG aTTGATGCTAAAAGGGACCAGCTTTCTGATGCCAAGAGAGAACTGAAGAGCGCCAAGGCTGATGCCAAAGTACGGAAAGATGAAAAATCCAAAAA GACTGtggagacaaagaagaaggCCGTTCAGAGGATAGAGGAGCAGCTGATGAAGCTGGAGGTGCAGGCGACCGATCGTGAAGAGAACAAGCAAATTGCCCTCGGTACCTCCAAGCTCAACTATCTGGACCCTCGCATCTCTGTGGCTTG GTGTAAGAAGTGGGGCATTCCCGTTGAAAAGATCTACAACAAAACCCAGCGTGAGAAGTTTGCCTGGGCCATCGACATGGCAGATGACGACTTTGAATTTTAA
- the top1a gene encoding DNA topoisomerase I, like isoform X2 yields MKHKDGSTDKYKDKHKEKRKEEKMKSLDVKIKKEKENGFASPQHVKSEPEDDFYHSPKQSLKRVRNEDNDSEFQPKKIKTENDKKAKKRKQDEDIKPKKTKNKKGEVTDGKKKAKKEPEEKWKWWEEERYTDGVKWKFLEHKGPVFAPPYDPLPSNVKFYYDGKTMKLSPEAEEVATFFAKMLDHEYTTKDIFRKNFFKDWRKEMTSEEKTKITDLKKCNFSEMSEYFKAQSEARKAMTKEEKLKIKEENERLLQEYGFCIMDNHRERIANFRIEPPGLFRGRGDHPKMGMLKRRIRPEDIIVNCSKDSKHPEPPPGRKWKEVRHDNKVTWLVSWTENIQGSIKYIMLNPSSRIKGEKDWQKYETARRLKKCVDRIRNQYREDWKSKEMRIRQRAVALYFIDKLALRAGNEKEEGETADTVGCCSLRVEHIKLYPENDGQEYVVEFDFLGKDSIRYYNKVPVEKRVFKNLQLFMENKEPDDDLFDRLNTSILNKHLQELMDGLTAKVFRTYNASITLQQQLKALTSAEENIPAKILSYNRANRAVAILCNHQRAPPKTFEKSMQNLQTKIDAKRDQLSDAKRELKSAKADAKVRKDEKSKKTVETKKKAVQRIEEQLMKLEVQATDREENKQIALGTSKLNYLDPRISVAWCKKWGIPVEKIYNKTQREKFAWAIDMADDDFEF; encoded by the exons ATGAAGCACAAAGATGGCagcacagacaaatacaaggaCAAGCacaaggagaagaggaaggaggagaag ATGAAGTCCCTTGATGTtaaaatcaaaaaggaaaaagagaatgGGTTTGCCAG CCCACAACATGTGAAGTCTGAGCCTGAAGATGACTTTTACCACTCTCCTAAACAGTCTCTAAAAAGAGTACGGAATGAAGATAACGA CTCTGAGTTCCAGCCcaagaaaataaagactgaaaatgacaagaaggccaagaaaagaaaacaagatgag GACATTAAGcccaaaaagacaaaaaacaaaaaaggagaagtcactgatggaaaaaagaaagcaaaaaaagagCCAGAGGAGAAGTGGAAATG GTGGGAAGAGGAGAGATACACAGATGGCGTCAAATGGAAGTTTCTGGAACACAAAGGGCCGGTGTTTGCACCACCATATGACCCTCTTCCTAGCAATGTCAAATTTTACTATGATG GTAAAACAATGAAGCTCAGCCCAGAAGCAGAAGAGGTAGCCACGTTCTTTGCCAAAATGCTGGACCATGAGTACACCACAAAGGACATTTTCCGCAAAAACTTCTTCAAAGATTGGAGGAAG GAAATGACTTCAGAGGAGAAGACTAAGATCACAGACCTGAAAAAATGCAACTTCAGTGAGATGAGCGAATACTTCAAGGCACAGTCTGAAGCCAGAAAGGCCATGACAAAGGAGGAGAAACTG AAAATAAAGGAGGAGAATGAGCGCCTATTGCAGGAGTACGGCTTCTGCATAATGGACAACCACAGGGAACGTATTGCTAACTTCCGCATTGAGCCCCCGGGCCTGTTCCGTGGTCGTGGAGATCATCCTAAAATGGGCATGCTCAAACGTCGCATCAGGCCTGAAGACATCATCGTCAACTGCAGCAA GGACTCCAAGCACCCCGAGCCTCCTCCAGGCAGGAAGTGGAAAGAGGTTCGTCATGACAACAAGGTGACTTGGCTGGTGTCGTGGACGGAGAACATTCAAGGCTCCATCAAGTACATCATGCTGAACCCCAGCTCCAGGATCAAG GGAGAGAAGGATTGGCAGAAGTATGAAACAGCCCGTAGACTGAAGAAATGTGTGGATCGTATCAGGAACCAGTACCGCGAAGACTGGAAGTCCAAGGAGATGAGGATCAGACAGAGGGCTGTGGCACTCTACTTCATCGACAAG CTGGCTCTCAGAGCGGGTAatgagaaggaggaaggagagactgcTGACACCGTGGGCTGCTGCTCACTGAGAGTTGAACACATTAAACTCTATCCAGAGAACGATGGTCAGGAGTATGTCGTGGAGTTTGACTTCCTGGGTAAAGACTCCATCCGCTACTACAACAAAGTCCCTGTGGAGAAAAGG GTATTCAAGAATCTTCAGTTGTTTATGGAGAACAAGGAGCCGGATGACGACCTGTTTGACCGTCTAAAT ACTTCTATTCTGAACAAGCACCTTCAGGAGCTGATGGATGGTCTCACAGCCAAAGTTTTCCGTACCTACAACGCCTCAATcaccctgcagcagcagttgaAGGCGCTCACAAGTG CGGAGGAGAACATTCCAGCCAAGATCTTGTCCTACAACAGGGCCAACAGGGCTGTGGCCATCCTGTGTAACCATCAGAGAGCTCCACCGAAGACATTTGAGAAGTCTATGCAGAACCTGCAGACTAAG aTTGATGCTAAAAGGGACCAGCTTTCTGATGCCAAGAGAGAACTGAAGAGCGCCAAGGCTGATGCCAAAGTACGGAAAGATGAAAAATCCAAAAA GACTGtggagacaaagaagaaggCCGTTCAGAGGATAGAGGAGCAGCTGATGAAGCTGGAGGTGCAGGCGACCGATCGTGAAGAGAACAAGCAAATTGCCCTCGGTACCTCCAAGCTCAACTATCTGGACCCTCGCATCTCTGTGGCTTG GTGTAAGAAGTGGGGCATTCCCGTTGAAAAGATCTACAACAAAACCCAGCGTGAGAAGTTTGCCTGGGCCATCGACATGGCAGATGACGACTTTGAATTTTAA